Genomic segment of Arachis hypogaea cultivar Tifrunner chromosome 11, arahy.Tifrunner.gnm2.J5K5, whole genome shotgun sequence:
CGCTCAAAGGTCCAAAAGCCATAGGGCCTCATTGGGAGACTCCACATCTCCTTGGTCTTGGCGCACCTGTCTTTCACGGCATATACATGCTCCCTGAACTTCTTATCCCTTTCCTCTGGATCCTCCATCATCTTCAGTACCAAGTGCCTCGCAAATTCCATTATGAATCCCATCTCTattctcttctattctctttATATACACTATCACcaccaacaacaataacaacagtaAAACAATCAACAACAAATCCCCTCATAAACCCTAACCTACTATGCAAATATGGAAATAATCAATTCAATTGAATGTCAAACCAAATATAATCCACAAAGTAACTAGAATTTTCGCATAATCTATCTATATATTTTAGAATTGATTAAATGAAATAAGAGACATCGTCACAATCATTTAAAACAAGTAtgtctgcaaaaaaaaaaaaaaaaacttagagaAATGTTTGATCGCAATCAATAATATTATGTAGCTTCAGATTTGGGACTCGAAGAACATAAGCAATAAACAGGACCAGAGAAGAACCTCAATGTAATCAGAACAAGAAACTAGATCCGTCGATGGTGATTGAACTGGCTCTAAAATTGCTCGACTAAATGTTAgtgttagttttttgtttttggcTTGAGCAAGATAggattctctttttttctctgtctctctcttttttttttcagttccAGGGTTCttgaaaaaattatcatttttattattaaaaaatatttaaatacaaaaatttaattaaata
This window contains:
- the LOC112720031 gene encoding uncharacterized protein, translating into MGFIMEFARHLVLKMMEDPEERDKKFREHVYAVKDRCAKTKEMWSLPMRPYGFWTFERHNSQLAWDAQISQVQGRRDPYDDALQQFSGK